One Heteronotia binoei isolate CCM8104 ecotype False Entrance Well chromosome 3, APGP_CSIRO_Hbin_v1, whole genome shotgun sequence genomic window, AAGGGCCCCTGGGCGAGGAGGGCATTTGCAAGGCCTCccccgcagccgccgccgccactcACCTGCCCAGGCGCTCCCGGCCCCGCCGCCTCCGGGCCGCTGCTGCTTCCGGCTGAGCTCCGGGGAAggcagccgccgccgccgtcgAGGCTCCTGGGCGAGCTCGTGCAGCAcgtgctggaagtcccgcagcgCCTCGGCCAGCAGCTCGCCTCCGCCCGCGGCCTCCCCCGGGCAAGGGCCGCCGCCGTCCCCCGAGGCTCCGGGCAGCAGGAGGCGGGGAGGCTTCGGGAGCCGCTTCGCCATCGCCGGGCAAGGAGGA contains:
- the RGCC gene encoding regulator of cell cycle RGCC; the encoded protein is MAKRLPKPPRLLLPGASGDGGGPCPGEAAGGGELLAEALRDFQHVLHELAQEPRRRRRLPSPELSRKQQRPGGGGAGSAWAGADSLYRNSFSLRDEKLDSPALPAPAAAASATAIHKAKLGDTKELEELIADLDRTLASM